A window of Campylobacter cuniculorum DSM 23162 = LMG 24588 contains these coding sequences:
- the hisB gene encoding bifunctional histidinol-phosphatase/imidazoleglycerol-phosphate dehydratase HisB, which yields MGQKILFIDRDGTLIEEPKSDLQVDSLEKLRFENGAIPALLKLKNFGFQFVMISNQDGLGSPTFSRENFESAHQKMLDILKSCGIEFKDIFICPHFEHQNCECRKPKTAMLKDYIQHKLYDREQSFVIGDRESDMALAQNLGVRGLKYGTFTWQELCDEILSTFRNASVSRITKETKIQVKLALNGGKIKLDTGVGFFNHMLEQIAVHSGIGLEISCKGDLEIDEHHSVEDVALAFGSAIKKALGDKIGIGRYGFVLPMDEALASCSIDFCNRPHLVYKAKFKKQKLGELSTEMIEHFFYSLSYSMGASLHLKVKGQNEHHKAEGLFKAFGRALKMAIKIEDEKLASSKGVI from the coding sequence ATGGGTCAAAAAATTCTTTTTATCGATAGAGACGGCACTCTCATTGAAGAGCCAAAGAGTGATTTGCAAGTTGATAGCCTTGAAAAGCTACGTTTTGAAAATGGAGCGATTCCAGCCCTTTTAAAACTTAAAAATTTCGGTTTTCAATTTGTCATGATTAGCAATCAAGACGGACTAGGAAGCCCTACTTTTAGCAGAGAAAATTTTGAATCGGCTCATCAAAAAATGCTTGATATTCTTAAAAGTTGCGGAATAGAATTTAAAGATATTTTCATTTGTCCGCATTTTGAACACCAAAATTGTGAATGCAGAAAACCAAAAACAGCAATGCTTAAGGATTATATCCAGCACAAACTCTACGATAGAGAGCAAAGTTTTGTCATAGGTGATAGAGAGAGTGATATGGCTTTAGCTCAAAATTTAGGCGTTAGAGGGTTAAAATATGGAACTTTCACTTGGCAAGAACTCTGTGATGAAATTTTAAGCACTTTTAGAAATGCAAGTGTTTCGAGGATTACTAAAGAGACTAAAATTCAAGTTAAACTTGCTTTAAATGGAGGGAAAATCAAGCTTGATACAGGTGTGGGCTTTTTCAATCATATGCTTGAGCAAATTGCTGTGCATTCGGGCATAGGGCTTGAAATTTCTTGCAAAGGGGATTTAGAAATTGATGAACATCACAGCGTTGAAGATGTGGCTTTAGCCTTTGGAAGTGCGATAAAAAAAGCTTTAGGTGATAAAATCGGCATAGGACGCTATGGTTTTGTTTTGCCGATGGACGAAGCTCTTGCAAGCTGCAGCATAGACTTTTGCAACCGCCCTCATTTGGTTTATAAAGCTAAATTTAAAAAGCAAAAACTTGGAGAATTAAGCACTGAAATGATAGAGCATTTTTTTTATTCTTTAAGTTATTCTATGGGAGCAAGTTTGCATTTAAAAGTTAAGGGACAAAACGAGCATCACAAGGCTGAAGGGCTTTTTAAAGCCTTTGGAAGAGCTTTAAAAATGGCGATTAAAATAGAAGATGAAAAACTCGCAAGCTCTAAAGGTGTGATATGA
- a CDS encoding R.Pab1 family restriction endonuclease — MHEFKMLYELALTAVGGKIRIKERHTFNDYGKPIAPTQTKINIKHYIEWQIGYDEVVKKDAYHFVGANKKFKKLYELSDIIWQFYRQNIIKKETLLKLKTFLENNDALIEDKMQINRSVFKPLKIAHIDFLESKISYPLLVYSFKNNNFLSEIVIKEKQKAIGIQAMLFFCFPLYLLKDSKGKESFLGRKIQSKEKGYLEINEKNIDIFIQMLKIFGILSPNHKYDLIQILNFILKT; from the coding sequence ATGCATGAATTTAAAATGCTTTACGAACTTGCTTTAACTGCTGTTGGTGGTAAGATTAGAATCAAAGAACGTCATACTTTCAATGATTATGGAAAGCCTATCGCACCCACGCAAACAAAAATTAATATTAAACATTATATAGAATGGCAAATCGGATATGATGAAGTTGTGAAAAAAGACGCTTACCATTTCGTTGGTGCAAATAAAAAATTTAAAAAACTATACGAATTAAGTGATATAATTTGGCAATTTTATAGACAAAATATTATAAAAAAGGAAACACTCTTAAAACTTAAAACTTTTTTAGAGAATAATGACGCACTTATAGAGGATAAAATGCAAATCAATCGTAGTGTATTTAAACCCCTTAAAATTGCTCACATTGACTTCTTAGAATCTAAAATTTCTTATCCTTTGCTTGTGTATTCTTTTAAAAATAATAATTTTTTAAGCGAAATTGTTATCAAAGAAAAACAAAAGGCTATAGGAATTCAAGCGATGTTATTTTTTTGCTTTCCGCTTTATTTGCTTAAAGACTCAAAGGGAAAGGAAAGTTTTTTGGGCAGAAAAATTCAAAGCAAAGAGAAAGGATACTTAGAAATTAATGAGAAAAATATTGACATTTTTATACAAATGCTTAAGATTTTTGGTATTTTAAGCCCAAATCACAAATATGATCTTATACAGATTTTAAACTTTATTCTTAAAACTTAG
- the hisG gene encoding ATP phosphoribosyltransferase produces the protein MQNNSRLRIAIQKSGRLSKESLQLLKDCGIKMHIHEQNLIAFSTNFPIDILRVRDDDIPGLVFDGIVDLGIIGENVLEENELERKSLGEKAYFKLLKKLDFGYCRLCLALPHDAQFENLKDFEGLRIATSYPHLLKNFMKKNGINYQNCTLTGSVEIAPKANLADAICDLVSSGATLQANGLKEVKTIYESKACLIQKQDPLNETIQALVDKILLRVEGVIGAKESKYIMLHIPKEKLSVIEKLLPGLEKPTIIPLAHDEKKLAIHIVSKENLFWETMETLKKEGASSILVLPIEKMLR, from the coding sequence ATGCAAAATAATTCGCGTCTTCGTATCGCCATACAAAAGTCCGGAAGACTTTCTAAGGAATCTTTGCAACTTTTGAAAGATTGTGGAATTAAAATGCATATTCATGAACAAAATTTAATTGCCTTTTCTACGAATTTTCCCATAGATATTTTAAGGGTAAGAGATGATGATATACCCGGACTTGTTTTTGATGGTATTGTAGATCTTGGCATTATAGGCGAAAATGTCTTAGAAGAAAATGAGCTTGAGAGAAAATCTTTAGGAGAAAAAGCTTATTTTAAACTGCTTAAAAAGCTTGATTTTGGGTATTGTCGTCTTTGTTTGGCTCTCCCTCATGATGCTCAATTTGAAAATTTAAAAGATTTTGAAGGACTTAGAATCGCTACTTCTTATCCTCATCTTCTTAAAAATTTTATGAAAAAAAATGGGATAAATTACCAAAACTGCACCCTTACAGGTTCTGTTGAAATTGCTCCTAAGGCGAATTTAGCCGATGCAATTTGTGATTTGGTTTCAAGTGGGGCGACCTTGCAAGCAAATGGACTTAAAGAAGTTAAGACCATTTATGAATCAAAGGCTTGTTTGATACAAAAACAAGACCCCTTAAATGAGACAATTCAAGCCCTTGTTGATAAAATTTTGCTTAGAGTTGAAGGAGTTATCGGTGCTAAAGAGTCTAAATACATTATGCTTCATATTCCAAAAGAAAAGCTAAGTGTCATTGAAAAGTTATTGCCCGGACTTGAAAAACCTACGATTATACCGCTTGCTCACGATGAAAAAAAATTAGCTATCCATATAGTGAGTAAAGAAAATTTATTTTGGGAAACTATGGAAACCCTAAAAAAAGAAGGTGCAAGTTCGATTTTAGTTTTACCAATAGAAAAAATGTTAAGGTGA
- the hisD gene encoding histidinol dehydrogenase produces the protein MEILIYENLNQIQKKEILRRPAVKAKDEISKIVEEIIQDVKKRGDEALIEQALKFDKVTISSIKISQDSIKNASKRIDKELKKAIKLAFENIKKFHEAQIFKKIKLETTKGVKCELLTRPIEKVGLYIPGGLAPLFSTVLMLAIPAKIAGCEKIVLASPAKINDAVLFCANLCGVDEVYQMGGAGAIAALAYGTQSVEKVDKIFGPGNAFVTEAKARVSADIEGADIDMQAGPSEVLVIADEYANAQFVASDLLSQAEHGADSQVLLVCLSENFAQKVNDEVQKQLENLARKELASQSIVHSKIIVAKNLEQSLEISNAYAPEHLIIQTQKPRELLSGIKHAGSVFLGAYSPESMGDYASGTNHVLPTYGLTKTHSSLNLADFSKKMTVQELSVKGFKRLGKSVAILAAAEALDAHKNAVELRLKSLKEK, from the coding sequence ATGGAAATTTTAATCTATGAAAATTTAAATCAAATACAAAAAAAAGAAATTTTAAGGCGTCCTGCTGTGAAAGCAAAAGATGAAATTTCAAAGATTGTTGAAGAAATCATTCAAGATGTAAAAAAAAGAGGTGATGAAGCCTTGATAGAACAGGCTTTAAAATTTGACAAAGTTACAATTTCAAGCATAAAAATCAGTCAAGACTCAATAAAAAACGCAAGTAAAAGAATTGATAAAGAATTAAAAAAAGCGATTAAACTTGCCTTTGAAAATATTAAAAAATTCCACGAAGCACAAATTTTTAAAAAAATAAAGCTTGAAACAACCAAAGGCGTAAAATGTGAGCTTTTAACGCGTCCTATTGAAAAAGTCGGACTTTACATACCCGGAGGACTTGCTCCTTTATTTTCAACTGTTTTAATGCTTGCCATTCCCGCTAAGATTGCAGGATGTGAAAAAATTGTCCTTGCAAGTCCTGCTAAAATCAATGATGCTGTGCTTTTTTGTGCCAATTTATGCGGAGTTGATGAAGTTTATCAAATGGGCGGAGCAGGAGCCATCGCTGCTTTAGCCTATGGGACTCAAAGCGTTGAAAAAGTGGATAAAATTTTTGGTCCTGGAAACGCCTTTGTTACTGAAGCTAAGGCTAGAGTGAGTGCGGATATTGAAGGGGCGGATATTGATATGCAAGCGGGACCAAGTGAGGTTTTAGTTATCGCTGATGAATACGCTAATGCTCAATTTGTAGCAAGTGATTTACTCTCTCAAGCTGAACATGGAGCGGATTCTCAAGTACTTTTGGTGTGTTTGAGTGAAAACTTTGCCCAAAAAGTTAATGATGAGGTGCAAAAACAGCTTGAAAATTTAGCACGAAAAGAATTGGCATCGCAAAGCATAGTGCATTCTAAAATCATTGTTGCAAAAAATTTAGAACAAAGCCTTGAAATTTCAAATGCTTATGCTCCAGAACACCTCATCATACAAACTCAAAAACCACGAGAACTCTTAAGTGGAATCAAACATGCTGGATCGGTATTTTTAGGGGCTTATTCTCCTGAATCTATGGGAGATTATGCAAGCGGAACCAACCACGTTTTGCCAACTTATGGCTTAACCAAAACTCATTCAAGCTTGAATCTTGCGGATTTTAGTAAAAAAATGACCGTGCAAGAACTTAGCGTTAAAGGTTTTAAAAGACTTGGAAAAAGTGTTGCGATTTTAGCGGCTGCTGAAGCCTTAGATGCCCATAAAAATGCTGTGGAATTGCGACTTAAAAGCTTGAAAGAAAAATAA